A segment of the Gossypium hirsutum isolate 1008001.06 chromosome D10, Gossypium_hirsutum_v2.1, whole genome shotgun sequence genome:
TGCCCCCTCCCCCTCTTCTAGTTGACTGGGAGATTACTTTctgttaaataaatattatttgtgtaaCTCTTATTCAACTAAAATTATCTTATCTCTCCGTATAAATAAACGACACTGGTAGAGTTATTAATATATtagtttcatatattattattctaCCAAAAAGCTATTTTTTGGGAATTACAATTTCTACCCTTTTTTTGAGAGAATTATTTTCCTATTGAACGTAATTAAATCATTTCTTATTTTGTGTTCGGTTCGTGTCTCTTGAGCCCATACTCAACGCAAGTCGGGATATGAGAATAACAAAGAAGGTTGATCGGTTGAAAGTCGAGAAAGTTTCGGGTCCGTCTCGCACAAAACACAAGTATTTATCGGTAGaatgtttattactataaatattgcAAATTGACttggtttgaaattttttaaacttcTACTATAACAGTAAATTGCTTTAATAACCAGATTTAACGTATTGCTCTAATTGATGTTGGAACACAGGCTAGAACCAGAGAGTTTGCATTACAAATCCAAAACGTTAGTTGAAGAAATGAGTGAAGAGAGAATCAACACAAAATATTTGTTAACGCAATTGAGATTTCATCAGTTCTACACCTGTGGGGCCTCACttaaaagaataattttattcaacaatTAATCTAGTACAACTATTGACTAAAATTCAATATGCCCTCTACCAATAGATAATTACAGCCTCAAAGTAAAAACTAAATTGTTACAAATACATCACTTTACATTCGATATCTTCAAAGAGAATTAATTTAGAGAGGCTTGGAATACGCATATAAAACTCATCTCCTTCTTCTTCAAGTTACACGAATATCTCCACATCTACCGCATATGAGCATACTTTGCCAAATATTTTGAGGGTTCCAAATTAGGTTATTCTAACTACAATTCAAATATGATGGAAGGCAATCCAAGTTTCCAACCATTTTCACAACAATTTACtgtaacttttcaaaaaaaaaaaaaaagctgacAGTATGAATGGGCAAAAGAAGATAATTGatttattcaagttcattttccatactttgagtCATTATTCTTTGATTTCAAATAAAAATCCTGGTGAAAAGCTTTTCACAAATGGTTGCAGAAGGGACACTGATTACGTTTTTAACTGTATTTATTCAATGGTGAGTCAAATTAAAGGAGAAAAATGAAAGCTGAAAAGCATCCATTGTTTCCGTCATAGTTTTATAGGGTAAAGATCTTTTGCTGTGAAAAGAGGCATTTTGGTACAAACCGTGAAATAAGTGTGGGTGTGGAAAAAAGCTTCAACACGTTTTGGCATATATAGAATATTATCCAGTTGCAAGACACCGGTTTTTTCTTAataatttccatttctttattaagTACCTGATTGGGTTACCAAATAGAAAATAATCACATCATTAATACTGTCATTATGTTAGACAGACAGGAAacagtttttgtttttttccttcaCAATTGGCATCCTCTAGTTAAGATCAACATTTTCGTTAGCTTTAACTTATACAAGAATCACTGAACTTCCTAAACCAAGCCTCATTGTCCATATTCTTGGCAAGAAAACAAACAAGATGCtcattaattaagttaatttctTTACCATGGCCCAACAAGATACGAACTGATAGTTTACACCACAATATTAAAGCCATAATTTCTAGCTACCTAATTAAAGAAGCCAGTGGACATCATCAATTATAGTAACATGATTAATACGAAGATTGATTTTGCATCAGATAGAATCCTGTGATCTGGCATTGTAGGAGTTGAGGCTGAGCTCAAGTGAAGCACGAGAGGCGGTGTAGCCATCATCAGACCTGTACCAACTAGAGTAGCAGCTATCTGCAGATTGAGGCTTCATATTGCTGCAAAAAGCATTGATGTCTTCGCCGTGCATGGGGAAGAGAGGAAGGGTTTCAATATGTGGTGCAACAGCCGctccttcttcctcttcttcttcttcatcacctTCTTGTTCTTCTCCAAATAATTTTTTCTTGTCAAAGAAAGCATAAGATGATGTTGTATATGCAGGATCCATGCCAACCCACCCAAAGTTGTGGCTTGCACCACCACTGCTGCTACCACACGCTGATATCGAGCAATCCTGGTTTTAAAAAACATAGATACAGtagtgttaaaaaataaataaataaagttactGCCTTTCCAAAGCTTTTATGATTATCATCTCTTACCCTAAAACTCTTCTCCATGGTCATAGATCCATAGCCATTGTGTCCTATCTGCCCAACAGTAAGCACACCAGTTGAAGGAGGAGATGAAGGAGCATAACCtacaaaatttatacaaaaatccATTGGGAATAGGAAAGTAAAGGGTTTTTATAAATAACAAGCAAAGGTAGGGAAAGAGAAAATAATTAGAGAAACCAACCAGGAGTTATGGTGGGATATTTATGATTATGAAGAGAATCATCAGGTTTCCTGGTAGCATTTGCAAGAATGGGTGTTTGCATGGGGAGAATATCAGGTGTGGAGGTGAACCTTTTCTTCTGCCTCTCACGAGccttgtggttctgaaaccaatAAAAGACATTCTTGCCTTCGATTTTCCCGTACTGTCTAAGCCTAGCAGAGATCCTCTGAATCTGATCAGCACTGGGGGACCTAACTCCATTGTTGTAGTAAAGGTCTTTCAATATTCTAATCTGGTCAGTGGTGGGAGTCCACCGTGTACTACTTTGCCTGCAAAGAAAGCTTCCTTTGCCACTGCCACCGCTACTATTATCATCATTCGGATGTGGTTGTTGGTGTTGGTGTTGGGGTTCCATGATGGATTCCAAacaagaagaaaacaaagagatgCAAACAAAGCTAGCAAGTtaattagagagagagagagatggtgTAGGTGTGAATGAAAGTGCATGAAGAAGTGAGATATAAAAGGAGATGAGAAGGGGAAGAGAGGATATTCATATCAGAGAAATATCTGAGAGTGAAGGAGTGAAGTTGTCAGAGTGATGTTCATGAAAAAGGAAGTGACAAAAGAGGCATAGAAAGGAGGATATCAGTGGAATTACTTGGATGAAAAGGCATGACGAGGTACGAAATGATGATTAACCAGCCTTCCCCTTGATAACAGTGACAGATATATGAGAGTTGCCcataatataatatagtataatataatataatataatataatataatattgcaACTGAAATGAATGAAGGAGTCTTTCAAGGAATGATGAATCCGATTTACAACTCAATATATGACCTGAATCAAACCTTCATATATTTACTATATTACACGGACCCATCAAAACATAAATTGAGCTTCATTTATCAAACAAGAAGTAAACATAGTCATTAATGAATAAGCTCTACTCTATTTTGCAGATCCAGAAACCAGACTATAAAAAATATTCCTGTAAACTGACAGTGAATTTCAAGAGAGACATAAATGCTTTCTCTAGGATTCATTATCAGAAGAGAATCACATTAAacaaaagtattttttatttatattaacagAGTCTATCTCTAGTCTTTACTGATGTCACAATCGTCCAATAGTAGGTTCCTTTATTCTTTATAGAGCTTTGATTACCCTATCCTTTAAGAATTTCAGGGATTTCACCTTGGAGCTGGAGGGAGCCCTCAGTGTGTAGATGAGAAATGGTGTTAAGAGGATACCCTCCCTAGGTAGGTCTTGCAAGTACAACAAGTATTGGAAATTGAATTCATATCTTAGGACCAGCTTCCATGTGCAGTAAAACAAAGCAGCTTTGGCAAACCGAGTTTTGAACGCCAAACTctttttaactaaaataaaaattaaaaacctcTTCATCTTTCCAGTTTAACTTTTTATTGTCCTAAATTCCATGTGGTGCACGTGCATGCATAAAGGCAGCATGGCTTTATATTTCTTCGAACATACAAATCGATACACTTTTACGTGCTAAAGTTGAAACGGATTGGAGATACAGTGAAATTTATTTAGATTACAGTTTCTTGAGATTTTGTTGCCTGGCTACGTAAACCCCCATTTCTCCATTATTCTGCATTCTCTTTGTTTccttccatacaaacataaaaaaCTCCTCCTTTTTTGCACAGTGTgggataataataatattttttaagggGGGAAAAAGGGGATTGTAGTATTACATACACCTTGAGTTCAACAAGTAACAGTCAGTCGTATTCCATTTTTCTACAATAATTAGGACTGCAGCAGCAGCCTCTTTCTTTCAAACTTTTCAGATTGTGTTTTGATTCAGACATTAACATCATGAGATTTCCTCTCCTTATCATGCATTGCATTAATGCTTCTCTTCCTCTGATCGTCTCCATGTGGGTTTTGTCGGTAACTTGGTTCTTATCTTTCTCTAAACTCTATTccactctctttttctttctagtacctcaaattcttttttttttttgaatcctTTTTTAAGCCAATACAATAttaatttagttgaaattttattaaagaattgtttatttaaaatgaaataaatatttttatataaaatttataataaaagaaCCAAGAATAAATTACtgacaaaaataacaaataatatgacttaaacttatcacatcaaaattgttaactaaaatttcatttgttttctacataagtgaaaaaaaattatgtttaaaaaacAAGCTAAAAGGGTGAAGTTGAAAACCAAGGTATCTTAAATTCCAATCTCGTATGtgtgtaattttttatattttaatttcacaataaaattaaa
Coding sequences within it:
- the LOC107915939 gene encoding protein WUSCHEL; amino-acid sequence: MEPQHQHQQPHPNDDNSSGGSGKGSFLCRQSSTRWTPTTDQIRILKDLYYNNGVRSPSADQIQRISARLRQYGKIEGKNVFYWFQNHKARERQKKRFTSTPDILPMQTPILANATRKPDDSLHNHKYPTITPGYAPSSPPSTGVLTVGQIGHNGYGSMTMEKSFRDCSISACGSSSGGASHNFGWVGMDPAYTTSSYAFFDKKKLFGEEQEGDEEEEEEEGAAVAPHIETLPLFPMHGEDINAFCSNMKPQSADSCYSSWYRSDDGYTASRASLELSLNSYNARSQDSI